A DNA window from Labilithrix sp. contains the following coding sequences:
- a CDS encoding glycosyltransferase gives MKILYGVMGEGLGHTMRARALVRGLEARGHRVCVATSSRAVPILRGHGIETIAIDGLALAYRDGAVLRARSVATVARAAPHALRRNVRAALGEVRDLRPDAVVTDFDSFAYAVGRTWGLPIVSFDHQHVLDRCRHPRAIAERLSPDFRAARAFVRVKTPRCAHFVVTSFFFPPPRSAKTTLVGPVVRPEVAAARPTRGEHVVVYQSANGDRRLVPALLANAHVPFVVYGAGAVGRVRNVELRAFDEARFVADLASARGVIANGGFTTIAEALYLGKPVLSVPLRHQGEQELNAAYLAALGLGMRARRIDEEVVRSFVDHLDRFPAAHDVRLGTGNADAVHAVERALAEAA, from the coding sequence ATGAAGATCCTCTACGGCGTGATGGGCGAAGGGTTGGGGCACACGATGCGGGCGCGGGCGCTCGTGCGCGGGCTCGAGGCGCGCGGGCATCGCGTGTGCGTCGCGACGTCGAGCCGGGCGGTGCCGATCTTGCGCGGGCACGGGATCGAGACGATCGCGATCGACGGGCTCGCGCTCGCGTACCGCGACGGCGCGGTGCTGCGGGCGCGCAGCGTCGCGACGGTGGCTCGGGCGGCTCCGCACGCGCTGCGGCGCAACGTGCGCGCCGCGCTGGGTGAGGTCCGCGACCTCCGGCCCGACGCGGTCGTCACCGACTTCGACTCGTTCGCGTACGCGGTGGGCCGCACGTGGGGCCTCCCGATCGTGTCGTTCGATCACCAACACGTGCTCGATCGCTGTCGCCACCCGCGCGCGATCGCGGAGCGGCTCTCGCCCGACTTCCGCGCCGCGCGCGCGTTCGTCCGCGTGAAGACCCCGCGCTGCGCGCACTTCGTCGTGACGTCGTTCTTCTTCCCGCCGCCGCGGAGCGCGAAGACGACGCTGGTCGGGCCCGTCGTCCGTCCCGAGGTCGCCGCAGCGCGGCCCACGCGCGGTGAGCACGTCGTCGTCTATCAGAGCGCGAACGGCGATCGGCGCCTCGTCCCCGCGCTCCTCGCGAACGCGCACGTCCCCTTCGTCGTGTACGGCGCCGGCGCGGTCGGTCGCGTCCGCAACGTCGAGCTCCGCGCGTTCGACGAGGCGCGCTTCGTCGCCGACCTCGCGAGCGCGCGCGGCGTGATCGCGAACGGCGGCTTCACCACGATCGCGGAGGCGCTCTACCTCGGCAAGCCCGTGCTCTCGGTGCCGCTCCGCCACCAAGGCGAGCAGGAGCTCAACGCCGCCTACCTCGCCGCGCTCGGGCTCGGGATGCGCGCGCGGCGGATCGACGAGGAGGTCGTCCGCTCCTTCGTCGATCACCTCGATCGCTTCCCCGCCGCCCACGACGTGCGCCTCGGCACCGGCAACGCCGACGCCGTCCACGCGGTCGAGCGCGCGCTCGCGGAGGCGGCGTGA
- a CDS encoding DUF962 domain-containing protein, with the protein MSTDPYAVSTFEEFWPRYEEMHSRRATRIGHAVATASFLGLATAGVLLRQPLLFVAAPLADHAIAQLSHRLFERNATRPWRSPMWHARAELRLFRRTLRTALPTRSRRGSGAF; encoded by the coding sequence GTGAGCACCGATCCCTACGCCGTCTCCACCTTCGAGGAGTTCTGGCCTCGGTACGAGGAGATGCACTCGCGGCGCGCGACGCGCATCGGGCACGCGGTCGCGACGGCCTCGTTCCTCGGGCTCGCGACGGCCGGGGTCTTGCTCCGGCAGCCGCTCCTCTTCGTCGCCGCGCCGCTCGCGGACCACGCGATCGCTCAGCTCTCGCACCGCCTCTTCGAGCGGAACGCGACGCGCCCGTGGCGGAGTCCGATGTGGCACGCCCGCGCCGAGCTCCGGCTGTTCCGGCGCACGCTGCGAACGGCGCTACCCACCCGGAGCCGCCGAGGCTCGGGAGCATTCTGA
- a CDS encoding response regulator transcription factor, whose product MPRILLIDDDASLLDALSLAFEDAGHEVLTATDGTRGMDRVLADRPDAVVSDVNMPGLDGFSLCRKLRASGDGVPFVLLTSRDDEIDETLGFELGADDYVAKPFSTRVLLARVASLLRREALRSSAQSERPIAKGALELYPGRLEVFYARTPIVVTVTEFRLLEALATRAGTVLSRDRLLELVRGDDSVVAERIIDTYVRRLRRKLEVVDASFDRIETVIGAGYRWKD is encoded by the coding sequence GTGCCGCGCATCTTGCTCATCGACGACGACGCATCGCTCCTCGACGCTCTGTCGCTCGCGTTCGAGGACGCAGGGCACGAGGTGTTGACCGCGACGGACGGCACGCGCGGCATGGACCGCGTGCTCGCCGATCGGCCCGACGCGGTCGTGAGCGACGTGAACATGCCGGGGCTCGACGGCTTCTCGCTGTGCCGGAAGCTCCGCGCGAGCGGGGACGGCGTCCCGTTCGTGCTCCTGACGTCGCGCGACGACGAGATCGACGAGACGCTCGGCTTCGAGCTCGGCGCCGACGACTACGTCGCGAAGCCGTTCTCGACGCGCGTGCTCCTCGCGCGCGTCGCGTCGCTCCTGCGCCGCGAGGCGCTCCGCTCCTCCGCCCAGAGCGAGCGGCCGATCGCGAAGGGCGCGCTGGAGCTCTACCCCGGCCGGCTCGAGGTGTTCTACGCGCGGACGCCGATCGTCGTCACCGTGACCGAGTTCCGCCTCCTCGAGGCGCTCGCGACGCGCGCGGGCACCGTCCTCAGCCGCGACCGCCTCCTCGAGCTCGTGCGCGGCGATGACTCCGTCGTCGCGGAGCGCATCATCGACACGTACGTGCGGCGCCTGCGGCGCAAGCTCGAGGTGGTGGACGCGTCGTTCGATCGGATCGAGACCGTCATCGGCGCCGGGTACCGCTGGAAGGACTGA
- a CDS encoding HAMP domain-containing histidine kinase, whose protein sequence is MDGAPRLPTRLRPASLRTNALLIALAMLVLPQAIVIGWSLMERDIGGKLQWETRMAVDETIAVLGSDPDAPGVSEAVTAVAARWGTRIRVVKKDGTVVVDADADRGTDVVHQVGTLFFGPDGAPTLRELDETLGPVVKREEVVAVTGWAEAEPPAPPPLPEGTAHRASVLSVPTVEANIRTGCRTSPAGKLLLCHAAEAATIGGEPHVVYAQESSRRAVRALYDLRYHLARLSIMMLPFTLLFAWWMGRRMARPIEWLRDRVLEKARAANPRADIDLRGGEEVRDLAVAFNDLLGALDERRRANEAFAADLVHEFKNPVAAIRSAAESLAASGGADAQRAARIAKILADSSAQLDALVSQFLELARAEAGMPNEDRGDVDLGALAKGITSAREDARYEVEVVEDAIVVGVATRLDSLVRNLVDNAASFAGKDGEVRVRVRVEREDARADGAGPSVILEVSDSGPGIPPADLPRVFDRFFSARKQGRGTGLGLALVKAIAEAHGGSVEARSEGATFRVALPAKPRE, encoded by the coding sequence GTGGACGGAGCTCCGCGCCTCCCCACGCGGCTCCGGCCCGCTTCGCTCCGCACGAACGCGCTGCTCATCGCGCTCGCGATGCTCGTGCTCCCGCAGGCGATCGTGATCGGGTGGAGCCTGATGGAGCGCGACATCGGCGGGAAGCTCCAGTGGGAGACGCGGATGGCGGTCGACGAGACGATCGCCGTCCTCGGCTCCGATCCGGACGCGCCGGGCGTGAGCGAGGCGGTCACCGCCGTCGCAGCGCGGTGGGGCACGCGCATCCGCGTGGTGAAGAAGGACGGCACCGTCGTCGTCGACGCCGACGCCGACCGCGGCACCGACGTCGTTCACCAGGTCGGCACGCTCTTCTTCGGACCCGACGGCGCGCCCACCCTCCGCGAGCTCGACGAGACGCTCGGCCCCGTCGTGAAGCGCGAGGAGGTGGTCGCGGTCACGGGGTGGGCGGAGGCAGAGCCGCCCGCGCCGCCGCCGCTGCCGGAGGGGACCGCCCATCGCGCGAGCGTGCTCAGCGTGCCGACGGTGGAGGCGAACATCCGGACCGGGTGCCGGACGTCGCCCGCGGGGAAGCTCCTTTTGTGTCACGCCGCGGAGGCGGCGACGATCGGCGGCGAGCCGCACGTCGTCTACGCGCAGGAGTCGTCGCGCCGGGCGGTGCGCGCGCTCTACGACCTTCGCTATCACCTCGCGCGGCTGTCGATCATGATGTTGCCGTTCACGTTGCTCTTCGCGTGGTGGATGGGGCGGCGGATGGCGCGCCCGATCGAGTGGCTGCGCGATCGCGTCCTCGAGAAGGCGCGCGCGGCGAACCCGCGTGCGGACATCGACCTTCGCGGCGGCGAGGAGGTGCGCGACCTCGCCGTCGCGTTCAACGACCTCCTCGGCGCGCTCGACGAGAGGCGGCGCGCGAACGAGGCCTTCGCCGCCGACCTCGTCCACGAGTTCAAGAACCCCGTCGCCGCGATCCGCTCCGCGGCGGAGTCGCTCGCGGCGAGCGGCGGGGCCGACGCCCAGCGCGCCGCCCGCATCGCGAAGATCCTCGCCGACTCGAGCGCGCAGCTCGACGCGCTCGTCTCGCAGTTCCTCGAGCTCGCGCGCGCCGAGGCGGGGATGCCGAACGAGGACCGCGGCGACGTCGACCTCGGCGCGCTCGCGAAGGGGATCACCTCCGCGCGCGAGGACGCGCGCTACGAGGTCGAGGTGGTCGAGGACGCGATCGTGGTCGGCGTCGCGACGCGCCTCGACTCGCTCGTGCGGAACCTCGTCGACAACGCGGCCTCGTTCGCGGGCAAGGACGGCGAGGTGCGCGTGCGCGTGCGCGTGGAGCGCGAGGACGCGCGCGCGGACGGCGCGGGCCCGAGCGTGATCCTCGAGGTCTCCGACTCCGGTCCCGGCATCCCGCCCGCCGATCTGCCGCGCGTGTTCGACCGCTTCTTCAGCGCGCGCAAGCAAGGGCGCGGCACCGGCCTCGGCCTCGCGCTCGTGAAGGCGATCGCGGAGGCGCACGGCGGCTCGGTCGAGGCGCGCTCGGAGGGCGCGACGTTCCGCGTCGCCCTGCCCGCGAAGCCACGCGAATAG
- a CDS encoding metallophosphoesterase: protein MPTFFPASLTLLVIVVLAVPLFFAMRVVQPAWWRSTRARRLALGLLGALVAGVLVWVGGRAAGLESIVWVGAGVAYVGVLTFFPASLTMPVVAAADRLVARRGAPPNALSRRALFALPALTAATSASGFASAEAAPIVRHIPLRFAGLHPDLEGLRILQLSDVHLGAGRGLVELRRALADAMITARPDLIVLTGDLADDPSLIPAALRMVTEANARYGAYACLGNHEYHHITESRPAYEQSDVPLLVGSGRSVRVGRATLYVGGADDPVHMRGDLASRLRPTVRAAAKGAPAHADFRLLLSHRPEGHGPAAEEGFDLTLAGHTHGGQLGFLGKSFFELLDATVGWWGAYAKPGKRGRTSRLYTTSGFGHWFGFRLGCPAEIPILVLEREEAGAQPARSDQA from the coding sequence ATGCCCACCTTCTTTCCTGCGTCGCTCACGCTGCTGGTCATCGTGGTGCTCGCTGTGCCGCTCTTCTTCGCGATGCGCGTCGTGCAGCCGGCGTGGTGGCGGTCGACGCGTGCGCGGCGGCTCGCGCTCGGGCTCCTCGGGGCGCTCGTCGCGGGCGTGCTCGTGTGGGTCGGCGGTCGCGCGGCGGGCCTCGAGTCGATCGTGTGGGTCGGGGCCGGCGTCGCGTACGTCGGCGTGCTCACGTTCTTCCCCGCGTCGCTGACGATGCCCGTCGTCGCGGCGGCCGATCGCCTCGTCGCGCGGCGCGGCGCTCCGCCGAACGCGCTCTCGCGTCGTGCGCTGTTCGCGCTGCCCGCCCTCACCGCCGCGACGAGCGCGAGCGGCTTCGCGTCCGCCGAGGCGGCGCCGATCGTGCGCCACATCCCGCTCCGCTTCGCGGGCCTGCATCCCGATCTCGAGGGCCTCCGCATCCTCCAGCTCAGCGACGTCCACCTCGGCGCGGGCCGCGGCCTCGTCGAGCTCCGGCGCGCGCTCGCGGACGCGATGATCACCGCGCGCCCCGACCTCATCGTGCTCACCGGCGATCTCGCCGACGACCCTTCGCTCATCCCCGCCGCGCTCCGCATGGTGACGGAGGCGAACGCGCGCTACGGCGCCTACGCCTGCCTAGGAAACCATGAATATCACCATATCACCGAGTCTCGGCCGGCCTACGAGCAGAGCGACGTGCCGCTCCTCGTCGGCAGCGGCCGCAGCGTGCGCGTCGGCCGCGCGACGCTGTACGTCGGCGGCGCCGACGATCCGGTGCACATGCGCGGCGACCTCGCGTCGCGGCTTCGCCCCACCGTCCGCGCCGCGGCGAAGGGCGCGCCGGCCCACGCCGACTTCCGGCTCCTCCTGTCGCATCGCCCCGAGGGGCATGGGCCCGCGGCGGAGGAGGGCTTCGACCTCACGCTCGCAGGTCACACGCACGGCGGGCAGCTCGGGTTCCTCGGGAAGAGCTTCTTCGAGCTCCTCGACGCGACGGTCGGCTGGTGGGGCGCCTACGCGAAGCCCGGGAAGCGAGGGCGGACGAGCCGCCTCTACACCACCTCCGGCTTCGGCCACTGGTTCGGGTTCCGCCTCGGCTGCCCGGCCGAGATCCCGATCCTCGTCCTCGAACGCGAGGAGGCAGGCGCCCAGCCTGCGCGCTCCGATCAGGCCTGA